One part of the Streptomyces nigra genome encodes these proteins:
- a CDS encoding ABC transporter ATP-binding protein, with the protein MIGVAPPAYDPAAPTTAHTLPVGAPATVRAYVAELFRRHRRAFLLLVLVNTVAVVASMVGPWLLGGLVERVSDGAAGRELRLELTVGLFVAALLVQAAFVRQVRLRGAMLGERMLADLREDFLVRSVGLPPGVLERAGTGDLLSRITTDIDRLANAMREAVPQLAIGVVWAALLLGGLVVTAPPLAAAVLVAVPLLVAGCRWYFRRAPSAYRSEAAGYAAVAAALTETVDAGRTVEAHRLGERRIEQSDLRIKQWTAWERYTLWLRSVLFPVINVTHVTVLSSVLLIGGVFVLQGWIGVGQLTTGALIAQMLVDPVGLILRWYDELQVAQVSLARLVGVRDIEPDAGDARLTPDGRDVHADRVHFGYREGVDVLRKVSLEVAPGTRLALVGPSGAGKSTLGRLLAGIYAPRDGHVTLGGAELSRMPAERVRSHVALVNQEHHVFVGSLRDNLLLARTGAGDPELWEALRAVDADTWARALDEGLDTEVGSGGFALTPAQAQQIALARLVLADPHTLVLDEATSLLDPRAARHLERSLARVLDGRTVVAIAHRLHTAHDADLIAVVENGRISELGSHTELVAADGAYAALWRSWHG; encoded by the coding sequence ATGATCGGCGTTGCGCCTCCGGCCTACGACCCGGCGGCCCCGACGACGGCGCACACGCTGCCGGTCGGCGCCCCCGCGACCGTACGCGCCTATGTGGCCGAGCTGTTCCGCAGGCACCGCCGCGCGTTCCTGCTCCTCGTCCTGGTGAACACCGTCGCGGTCGTCGCCTCCATGGTCGGGCCCTGGCTGCTGGGCGGGCTGGTGGAGCGTGTGTCCGACGGTGCCGCCGGGCGGGAACTCCGTCTGGAACTCACCGTCGGCCTGTTCGTCGCCGCACTTCTCGTCCAGGCCGCGTTCGTCCGGCAGGTGCGGTTGCGCGGGGCGATGCTCGGCGAGCGGATGCTGGCCGATCTGCGCGAGGACTTCCTCGTCCGGTCCGTCGGGCTGCCGCCGGGTGTGCTGGAGCGGGCCGGGACCGGCGATCTGCTGTCCCGGATCACCACGGACATCGACCGTCTCGCCAACGCGATGCGCGAGGCGGTGCCGCAACTGGCGATCGGTGTGGTCTGGGCGGCCCTGCTCCTTGGCGGGCTCGTCGTGACCGCTCCCCCGCTCGCCGCCGCCGTCCTGGTCGCGGTGCCGCTGCTGGTGGCGGGCTGCCGCTGGTACTTCCGGCGGGCACCGTCCGCCTACCGGTCGGAGGCCGCCGGGTACGCCGCCGTGGCCGCCGCGCTCACCGAGACCGTGGACGCCGGGCGCACGGTGGAGGCCCACCGGCTCGGCGAACGCCGGATCGAGCAGTCCGACCTGCGGATCAAGCAGTGGACCGCCTGGGAGCGCTACACCCTGTGGCTGCGGTCGGTGCTGTTCCCGGTCATCAACGTCACCCATGTGACCGTCCTGTCCTCCGTCCTGCTCATCGGCGGGGTGTTCGTCCTGCAGGGCTGGATCGGGGTCGGCCAGCTGACCACCGGTGCGCTGATCGCCCAGATGCTGGTGGACCCGGTCGGACTGATCCTGCGCTGGTACGACGAGCTCCAGGTGGCGCAGGTGTCCCTGGCCCGGCTGGTCGGGGTCCGGGACATCGAGCCGGACGCCGGGGACGCGCGGCTGACGCCGGACGGACGGGACGTGCACGCCGACCGTGTGCACTTCGGCTACCGGGAGGGCGTGGACGTGCTGCGCAAGGTCTCCCTGGAGGTCGCGCCCGGCACCCGGCTCGCCCTGGTCGGCCCCTCGGGCGCCGGCAAGTCCACCCTGGGCAGGCTGCTCGCCGGTATCTACGCGCCCCGGGACGGCCACGTCACCCTCGGCGGTGCCGAACTGTCCCGGATGCCCGCCGAGCGCGTCCGCTCCCATGTGGCCCTGGTCAACCAGGAGCACCACGTCTTCGTCGGCTCCCTCCGCGACAACCTCCTGCTCGCCCGCACCGGCGCCGGCGACCCCGAGCTGTGGGAGGCGCTGCGCGCGGTCGACGCGGACACCTGGGCCCGGGCGCTGGACGAGGGCCTGGACACCGAGGTCGGCTCCGGCGGGTTCGCGCTCACCCCGGCCCAGGCCCAGCAGATCGCGCTGGCCCGGCTGGTGCTGGCCGATCCCCACACCCTGGTCCTGGACGAGGCGACCTCGCTCCTCGATCCCCGGGCCGCCCGTCACCTGGAGCGCTCGCTGGCCCGGGTCCTGGACGGCCGCACGGTCGTCGCCATCGCCCACCGCCTGCACACCGCCCACGACGCCGATCTGATCGCCGTCGTGGAGAACGGACGCATCAGCGAGCTGGGCAGCCATACGGAGCTGGTGGCGGCGGACGGCGCCTACGCGGCGCTGTGGCGGTCCTGGCACGGGTGA
- a CDS encoding DUF5709 domain-containing protein — MNSADGWGDDVYQPDSDEQREDTGLLDAEDTLEEDGVDDPLDRGWSPPERPWAVEHDGVTAAERHRGESLDQRLAEELPDLATPDGDGMGDAEDTDGELLDEEVGAARSGRLVAPDEGAHEDEESALVATDVGIDGAAASAEEAAMHIVDEDALSG; from the coding sequence GTGAACAGCGCCGACGGATGGGGTGACGACGTCTACCAGCCCGACAGCGACGAGCAGCGCGAGGACACCGGGCTCCTCGACGCGGAGGACACGCTGGAGGAGGACGGCGTCGACGATCCCCTCGACCGCGGCTGGTCCCCTCCGGAACGCCCCTGGGCGGTGGAGCACGACGGTGTCACCGCCGCCGAGCGCCACCGGGGCGAGAGCCTCGATCAGCGGCTCGCCGAGGAGCTGCCCGACCTCGCCACCCCCGACGGCGACGGTATGGGGGACGCCGAGGACACCGACGGTGAACTGCTCGACGAGGAGGTCGGCGCCGCGCGCTCCGGACGGCTCGTGGCACCGGACGAGGGTGCCCATGAGGACGAGGAGAGCGCACTCGTCGCCACCGACGTCGGTATCGACGGTGCGGCCGCGTCCGCGGAGGAGGCCGCGATGCACATCGTCGACGAGGACGCCCTGTCCGGCTGA
- a CDS encoding type B 50S ribosomal protein L31, translating to MQQDKHPDYHPVVFRDRAAGYAFLTRSTATSEQTIEWDDGQTYPVVDVEISSESHPFYTGKARTVDTEGRVAAFERRYGGGGAGQGG from the coding sequence ATGCAGCAGGACAAGCACCCCGACTACCACCCGGTCGTCTTCCGTGACCGGGCCGCCGGCTACGCCTTCCTGACCCGGTCCACCGCGACCAGTGAGCAGACCATCGAGTGGGACGACGGCCAGACCTACCCGGTCGTGGACGTCGAGATCTCCTCGGAGAGCCACCCCTTCTACACGGGCAAGGCCCGCACGGTGGACACCGAGGGCCGCGTCGCCGCGTTCGAGCGGCGCTACGGAGGCGGCGGAGCCGGCCAGGGCGGCTGA
- a CDS encoding metal-dependent hydrolase, with translation MMGPAHSLSGAAAWLGVGAAAAAMGHGMPWPVLLTGALICAGAALAPDLDHKAATISRAFGPLSRWLCEIVDKLSYAVYKGTKKPGDPRRSGGHRTLTHTWLWAALIGGGTSALALAGDRWAVLAILFVHLVLAIEGLLWRATRGASADVLVWLLAATSSWILAGVLDKPGHGSDWLFTAPGQEYLWLGLPVVLGALVHDIGDALTVSGCPILWPIPVGRKRWYPLGPPKFMRFRAGSWVELKVLMPAFMVLGGVGCAAALNVI, from the coding sequence ATGATGGGACCAGCGCACTCACTGTCGGGGGCCGCCGCCTGGCTGGGCGTCGGAGCGGCCGCCGCCGCCATGGGCCACGGGATGCCGTGGCCGGTGCTCCTCACCGGTGCTCTCATCTGCGCCGGAGCCGCCCTGGCACCGGACCTCGACCACAAGGCGGCCACCATCTCGCGGGCCTTCGGACCGCTGTCGCGCTGGCTGTGCGAGATCGTCGACAAGCTCTCGTACGCCGTCTACAAGGGCACGAAGAAGCCGGGCGACCCGCGGCGCTCGGGCGGCCACCGCACGCTCACGCACACCTGGCTGTGGGCGGCCCTCATCGGCGGCGGCACCTCGGCCCTGGCACTGGCGGGGGACCGCTGGGCGGTGCTGGCGATCCTCTTCGTCCACCTGGTGCTGGCCATCGAGGGCCTGCTGTGGCGTGCGACGAGGGGCGCGAGCGCCGATGTGCTGGTGTGGCTGCTCGCCGCGACCAGCTCCTGGATCCTGGCGGGTGTCCTCGACAAGCCCGGTCACGGTTCGGACTGGCTGTTCACGGCACCGGGCCAGGAGTATCTGTGGCTGGGGCTGCCCGTCGTGCTGGGTGCCCTGGTGCACGACATCGGGGACGCGCTCACGGTGTCCGGCTGCCCGATCCTGTGGCCCATCCCGGTGGGACGCAAGCGCTGGTACCCGTTGGGCCCGCCGAAGTTCATGCGCTTCCGGGCCGGCAGCTGGGTGGAGCTCAAGGTGCTGATGCCGGCGTTCATGGTGCTGGGCGGGGTGGGCTGCGCGGCGGCGCTGAACGTGATCTGA
- a CDS encoding DEAD/DEAH box helicase codes for MTLIDQLPKTADPDALYEAFESWAGERGLTLYPHQEEALIEVVSGANVIVSTPTGSGKSMIAAGAHFAALARDEVTFYTAPIKALVSEKFFELCKLFGTENVGMLTGDASVNADAPVICCTAEVLASIALRDGKNADVGQVVMDEFHFYAEGDRGWAWQIPILELPQAQFILMSATLGDVSMFEQDLTRRTGRPTAVVRSATRPVPLSYEYRLTPLTETLTELLETKQAPVYIVHFTQAQAVERAQALMSINMCSREEKDQIAELIGNFRFTTKFGRNLSRYVRHGIGVHHAGMLPKYRRLVEKLAQAGLLKVICGTDTLGVGVNVPIRTVLFTALTKYDGSRVRTLRAREFHQIAGRAGRAGFDTAGLVVAQAPEHVIENEKALAKAGDDPKKRRKVVRKKAPEGFVGWTENTFEKLIASEPEPLTSRFRVTHTMLLSVIARPGNAFEAMRHLLEDNHEPRKQQLRHIRRAIAIYRSLLDGGIVEKLDEPDASGRIVRLTVDLQQDFALNQPLSTFALAAFELLDPESPSYALDMVSVVESTLDDPRQILVAQLNKAKGEAVAAMKADGVEYEERMERLQDISYPKPLEELLFHAYNTYRKSHPWVGDHPLSPKSVVRDMYERAMSFTELVSFYELARTEGIVLRYLASAFKALDHNIPDDLKSEDLQDLIEWLGEMVRQVDSSLLDEWEQLANPEVMTAEEAQEKADEVKPVTTNARAFRVLVRNAMFRRVELAALDHVEELGEMDAESGWDADAWGEAMDKYWDEYDDLGTGPDARGPKLLVIEEEPANRLWRVRQIFDDPNDDHDWGISAEVDLTASDAEGRAVVRVTDVGQL; via the coding sequence GTGACCCTCATCGATCAGCTGCCGAAGACCGCCGACCCCGATGCCCTCTACGAAGCCTTCGAGTCGTGGGCCGGGGAGCGTGGTCTCACGCTCTACCCCCATCAGGAGGAGGCGCTGATCGAGGTGGTCTCCGGCGCGAACGTGATCGTGTCGACGCCCACCGGCTCGGGCAAGAGCATGATCGCGGCGGGCGCCCACTTCGCGGCGCTGGCCCGTGACGAGGTCACCTTCTACACCGCGCCGATCAAGGCGCTCGTCTCGGAGAAGTTCTTCGAGCTGTGCAAGCTGTTCGGCACGGAGAACGTCGGGATGCTGACGGGCGACGCGTCCGTCAACGCCGACGCCCCCGTGATCTGCTGCACCGCGGAGGTGCTCGCGTCGATCGCGCTGCGCGACGGCAAGAACGCCGATGTCGGCCAGGTCGTGATGGACGAGTTCCACTTCTACGCGGAGGGGGACCGCGGCTGGGCCTGGCAGATCCCCATCCTGGAGCTGCCGCAGGCGCAGTTCATCCTGATGTCGGCGACGCTCGGCGACGTCTCGATGTTCGAGCAGGACCTGACCCGGCGCACGGGCCGGCCGACCGCCGTCGTCCGCTCGGCGACCCGGCCGGTGCCGCTCTCCTACGAGTACCGCCTCACACCGCTCACCGAGACCCTGACGGAACTGCTGGAGACCAAGCAGGCGCCGGTCTACATCGTCCACTTCACCCAGGCGCAGGCCGTGGAGCGGGCGCAGGCGCTGATGAGCATCAACATGTGCTCGCGTGAGGAGAAGGACCAGATCGCCGAGCTGATCGGCAACTTCCGCTTCACCACGAAGTTCGGCCGGAACCTCTCCCGGTACGTCCGGCACGGCATCGGCGTCCATCACGCCGGCATGCTGCCCAAGTACCGGCGTCTGGTGGAGAAGCTCGCGCAGGCCGGGCTGCTGAAGGTCATCTGCGGTACCGACACCCTCGGCGTCGGTGTCAACGTACCCATCCGCACGGTGCTGTTCACGGCTCTGACGAAGTACGACGGCAGCCGGGTCCGGACGCTGCGCGCCCGTGAGTTCCACCAGATCGCGGGCCGGGCCGGGCGGGCCGGCTTCGACACGGCGGGCCTGGTGGTGGCGCAGGCTCCCGAGCACGTCATCGAGAACGAGAAGGCCCTCGCCAAGGCCGGTGACGATCCGAAGAAGCGCCGCAAGGTCGTCCGCAAGAAGGCCCCGGAGGGGTTCGTCGGCTGGACGGAGAACACCTTCGAGAAGCTGATCGCCTCCGAGCCGGAGCCGCTGACGTCCCGTTTCCGGGTCACGCACACCATGCTGCTGTCGGTGATCGCCCGTCCCGGCAACGCCTTCGAGGCGATGCGGCATCTGCTGGAGGACAACCACGAGCCCCGCAAGCAGCAGTTGCGGCACATCCGGCGCGCGATCGCGATCTACCGGTCGCTGCTGGACGGCGGCATCGTCGAGAAGCTCGACGAACCGGACGCGAGCGGCCGTATCGTCCGGCTCACGGTCGATCTCCAGCAGGACTTCGCACTCAACCAGCCGCTGTCGACCTTCGCGCTGGCCGCGTTCGAGCTGCTGGACCCGGAGTCGCCGTCGTACGCGTTGGACATGGTGTCCGTCGTGGAGTCCACGCTGGACGACCCGCGGCAGATCCTCGTCGCCCAGCTCAACAAGGCGAAGGGCGAGGCCGTCGCCGCGATGAAGGCGGACGGCGTGGAGTACGAGGAGCGCATGGAACGGCTCCAGGACATCTCCTACCCCAAGCCCCTGGAGGAGCTGCTCTTCCACGCGTACAACACGTACCGCAAGAGCCACCCCTGGGTCGGCGACCATCCGCTGTCCCCGAAGTCCGTCGTGCGGGACATGTACGAACGCGCGATGTCGTTCACGGAGTTGGTGTCGTTCTACGAGCTGGCCCGTACCGAGGGCATCGTGCTGCGCTACCTCGCCAGCGCCTTCAAGGCCCTCGACCACAACATCCCCGACGACCTGAAGTCCGAGGATCTGCAGGACCTGATCGAGTGGCTGGGCGAGATGGTGCGGCAGGTCGACTCGAGCCTGCTCGACGAGTGGGAGCAGCTCGCCAACCCCGAGGTGATGACCGCCGAGGAGGCCCAGGAGAAGGCCGACGAGGTCAAGCCGGTCACCACCAACGCGCGTGCCTTCCGGGTCCTGGTCCGCAACGCCATGTTCCGGCGGGTGGAGCTCGCCGCGCTCGACCACGTCGAGGAGCTGGGCGAGATGGACGCGGAGTCCGGCTGGGACGCCGACGCGTGGGGCGAGGCGATGGACAAGTACTGGGACGAGTACGACGACCTCGGCACCGGGCCGGACGCCCGCGGTCCCAAGCTCCTGGTGATCGAGGAGGAGCCGGCGAACCGGCTGTGGCGGGTCCGCCAGATCTTCGACGACCCCAACGACGACCACGACTGGGGCATCAGCGCGGAGGTCGATCTCACGGCCTCCGACGCGGAGGGCCGCGCGGTCGTCCGTGTCACCGACGTCGGCCAGCTGTGA
- a CDS encoding acyl-CoA thioesterase: MTTNPAERLVDLLDLEQIEVNIFRGRSPQESLQRVFGGQVAGQALVAAGRTTEGDRPVHSLHAYFLRPGRPGVPIVYQVERVRDGRSFTTRRVTAVQQGRTIFNLTASFHKPEEGSFEHQLPPAREVPAPESLPTVTDEIREHLGALPEQLERMARRQPFDIRYVDRLRWTDDEVKGADPRSAVWMRAVGPLGDDPLVHTCALTYASDMTLLDAVRIPVEPLWGKRGFDMASLDHAMWFHRPFRADEWFLYDQESPIAVGGRGLARGRIYDREGRLLVSVVQEGLFRAL, translated from the coding sequence ATGACGACCAACCCGGCCGAAAGGCTCGTCGACCTGCTCGACCTGGAGCAGATCGAGGTCAACATCTTCCGTGGCCGCAGCCCGCAGGAGTCGCTGCAGCGGGTGTTCGGCGGCCAGGTGGCCGGCCAGGCGCTGGTCGCGGCCGGACGCACCACCGAGGGCGACCGCCCCGTGCACTCGTTGCACGCGTACTTCCTTCGCCCGGGACGGCCCGGGGTGCCGATCGTGTACCAGGTCGAGCGGGTCCGGGACGGCAGGTCGTTCACGACCCGCCGGGTCACCGCCGTGCAGCAGGGCCGCACGATCTTCAATCTCACCGCCTCCTTCCACAAGCCCGAAGAGGGAAGCTTCGAGCATCAGTTGCCGCCGGCCCGCGAGGTCCCGGCGCCCGAGTCGCTGCCGACGGTCACGGACGAGATCCGTGAGCATCTCGGCGCACTGCCGGAGCAGTTGGAGCGGATGGCCCGGCGCCAGCCCTTCGACATCCGCTATGTCGACCGGCTGCGCTGGACCGACGACGAGGTCAAGGGCGCCGATCCGCGCAGCGCCGTGTGGATGCGCGCGGTCGGGCCGCTGGGCGACGATCCGCTGGTGCACACCTGCGCGCTGACGTACGCCAGCGACATGACGCTCCTCGACGCCGTGCGCATCCCGGTCGAACCCCTGTGGGGCAAGCGGGGCTTCGACATGGCCTCGCTGGACCACGCCATGTGGTTCCACCGGCCCTTCCGGGCGGACGAGTGGTTCCTCTACGACCAGGAGTCGCCGATCGCGGTCGGCGGGCGGGGACTCGCCCGGGGCCGGATCTACGACCGGGAGGGCCGTCTGCTGGTGTCCGTCGTCCAGGAGGGACTGTTCAGGGCGCTGTAG
- a CDS encoding DUF6397 family protein: MPGDTITTAHDRSCTPSRAARELGLRRSDLDLAVHLGLIRTVPGEGGGGARRVTRSEIDRVRSADGFPDALLARIEVVGTAEGARLLDIPAGRFTRLARLGLVVPTKWYLNRYRAVVWLYLAEELRRFAADEENVPLLKARRMPEGPRALLDAGVDLRPRNWRGRHRGFLLRQSQDPWERAGAYAAFLDPVEIAEAVPDPYERSHLGRFRPGPPVAGAPGTPAARIAERIMTAADADEIGLLRTELAALVREAREAGPAPRPTPRRAPAPPRALAPPLGGPKTPRRLLGRFRRRSSAATAP; this comes from the coding sequence ATGCCCGGCGACACCATCACGACAGCGCACGACCGCTCCTGCACGCCGAGCCGTGCGGCACGGGAACTCGGGCTCAGGCGGAGCGACCTGGACCTCGCCGTCCACCTCGGCCTGATCCGGACCGTCCCCGGCGAGGGCGGGGGCGGCGCCCGCCGCGTCACCCGGTCCGAGATCGACCGGGTGCGCTCGGCGGACGGCTTCCCGGACGCGCTGCTCGCACGGATCGAGGTCGTCGGTACGGCCGAGGGCGCGCGGCTCCTGGACATCCCCGCCGGCCGGTTCACCCGCCTCGCCCGCCTGGGCCTGGTCGTCCCGACCAAGTGGTACCTGAACCGGTACCGAGCCGTCGTCTGGCTCTATCTCGCGGAGGAGCTGCGGCGGTTCGCCGCTGACGAGGAGAACGTCCCGCTCCTGAAGGCCCGCCGGATGCCCGAGGGACCGCGGGCCCTGCTGGACGCGGGTGTGGACCTGCGACCGCGCAACTGGCGGGGGCGGCACCGGGGCTTCCTGCTGCGCCAGTCGCAGGACCCTTGGGAGAGAGCCGGCGCGTACGCCGCGTTCCTCGACCCGGTCGAGATCGCGGAGGCCGTCCCCGACCCCTACGAGCGCTCGCATCTGGGCCGCTTCCGGCCCGGCCCGCCGGTGGCAGGCGCTCCGGGAACACCCGCCGCACGCATCGCCGAGCGGATCATGACCGCGGCCGACGCGGACGAGATCGGCCTGCTGCGGACCGAGTTGGCGGCGCTCGTGCGGGAGGCGCGGGAGGCCGGTCCCGCACCGCGCCCCACGCCACGCCGGGCCCCCGCCCCGCCACGGGCCCTCGCACCCCCACTCGGGGGACCGAAGACACCGCGTCGGCTCCTGGGCCGGTTCCGGCGCCGATCCTCCGCGGCTACAGCGCCCTGA
- a CDS encoding roadblock/LC7 domain-containing protein: MAQNQKLGWLLDDLTQRVDHVRHALVLSNDGLVTGASKGLRREDAEHLAAVSSGLHSLAKGSGRHFGAGRVRQTMIEFDDAVLFVTAAGAGSCLCVLSGAEGDIGQIAYEMTLLVNRVGEHLDVDARMPGAAPLPD; encoded by the coding sequence ATGGCGCAGAACCAGAAACTAGGCTGGCTGCTGGACGACCTGACACAACGTGTCGACCATGTGCGACACGCGCTGGTGCTGTCGAACGACGGGCTGGTGACCGGGGCGAGCAAGGGACTCAGGCGCGAGGACGCCGAGCACCTCGCCGCCGTCTCGTCGGGGCTGCACAGCCTGGCCAAGGGCTCGGGGCGGCACTTCGGCGCGGGCAGAGTGCGGCAGACCATGATCGAGTTCGATGACGCGGTCCTGTTCGTGACCGCCGCGGGGGCGGGCAGCTGCCTGTGCGTGCTCAGCGGCGCGGAGGGCGACATCGGGCAGATCGCCTACGAGATGACCCTTCTCGTCAACCGGGTAGGTGAGCACCTCGACGTGGACGCGCGCATGCCGGGAGCGGCCCCGCTCCCGGACTGA
- a CDS encoding PPOX class F420-dependent oxidoreductase, whose translation MAKKMTEDEWRAFVSQGTRTGKLSTVRADGSPHVTPIWFVLDGDDLVFNTAASSVKGRNVVRDGRVALCVDDDRPPYSFVVIQGRARVSEDLGELRHWAGRIGARYMGEDRAEEFGARNGVPGELLVRVSIDKVLAERGVAD comes from the coding sequence ATGGCGAAGAAGATGACCGAGGACGAATGGCGGGCGTTCGTCTCGCAGGGCACCCGCACCGGAAAGCTCTCCACGGTGCGGGCCGACGGCAGCCCGCATGTGACGCCGATCTGGTTCGTGCTGGACGGGGACGATCTGGTGTTCAACACCGCCGCGTCCAGCGTGAAGGGCCGCAACGTCGTCCGTGACGGCCGCGTGGCGCTGTGCGTGGACGACGACCGTCCGCCGTACTCCTTCGTGGTGATCCAGGGGCGCGCGCGGGTGTCGGAGGATCTGGGCGAGTTGCGGCACTGGGCCGGGCGGATCGGGGCCCGCTACATGGGTGAGGACCGCGCCGAGGAGTTCGGGGCCCGCAACGGCGTGCCCGGTGAACTCCTCGTCCGCGTCTCGATCGACAAGGTGCTGGCGGAGCGCGGCGTCGCCGACTGA
- a CDS encoding GTP-binding protein has protein sequence MVSEHSDAFDGDTSALALKILVAGGFGVGKTTLVGAVSEIKPLRTEELLSEVGQSVDDTDGVDHKVTTTVAMDFGRITIRSGLSLYLFGTPGQDRFWFLWDELSQGALGAVVLADTRRLEDCFPAVDFFEHRHIPFVVAVNCFPGARSYGAQDVARALDLDQGTPVVLCDARDRDSGKEVLIRLVEYAGRMHTARLLDSVG, from the coding sequence ATGGTCTCCGAGCACTCCGACGCCTTCGACGGCGACACGTCCGCCCTGGCGTTGAAGATCCTTGTCGCCGGCGGGTTCGGCGTGGGCAAGACGACCCTGGTGGGCGCGGTCAGCGAGATCAAGCCGCTGCGCACCGAGGAACTGCTCAGCGAGGTGGGGCAGTCGGTGGACGACACCGACGGCGTGGACCACAAGGTCACGACGACGGTCGCCATGGACTTCGGGCGCATCACCATCCGGTCCGGCCTGTCGCTCTACCTCTTCGGCACCCCCGGCCAGGACCGCTTCTGGTTCCTGTGGGACGAACTCTCCCAGGGCGCCCTCGGGGCCGTGGTCCTCGCGGACACCCGCCGCCTGGAGGACTGCTTCCCCGCCGTCGACTTCTTCGAGCACCGGCACATCCCGTTCGTGGTGGCCGTGAACTGCTTCCCCGGCGCCCGGTCGTACGGCGCCCAGGACGTCGCCCGCGCCCTGGACCTCGACCAGGGGACACCGGTCGTCCTCTGCGACGCCCGGGACCGCGACTCGGGCAAGGAGGTGCTGATCCGCCTCGTCGAGTACGCCGGGCGGATGCACACCGCCCGGCTGCTCGACTCCGTCGGCTGA
- a CDS encoding DUF742 domain-containing protein → MNAQDQDHRREQGSQWYDNEAGPLVRPYAMTGGRTRPGPAGVRFDLIALVTLAGTAPEGDDDSTLGPEHRALIELCRPETQSVAELAAGADLPVGVVRVLLGDLLERGRVTVSRPVPPAHLPDERILREVIEGLRAL, encoded by the coding sequence ATGAACGCGCAAGACCAGGACCACCGGCGCGAGCAGGGCAGCCAGTGGTACGACAACGAGGCCGGGCCCCTGGTGCGTCCGTACGCCATGACGGGCGGACGCACCCGACCCGGGCCCGCCGGGGTGCGGTTCGACCTGATCGCCCTCGTCACCCTCGCCGGCACCGCACCCGAGGGCGACGACGACAGCACCCTCGGGCCGGAACACCGCGCCCTGATCGAGCTGTGCCGGCCGGAGACCCAGTCGGTCGCGGAACTGGCGGCGGGCGCCGACCTGCCCGTCGGCGTGGTCCGGGTGCTCCTCGGCGACCTCCTCGAACGCGGGCGGGTCACCGTCAGCCGCCCGGTCCCGCCCGCCCACCTGCCCGACGAACGCATCCTGCGCGAGGTCATCGAGGGCTTGCGTGCGCTGTAG
- a CDS encoding roadblock/LC7 domain-containing protein: MIPEPSMRAAGRSGELDWLLDDLVARVSEVRHGVVLSNDGLAVGSSSDLRRSDAEHLAAVASGFHSLAKGTGRHFGVGGVRQTMVEMDDAFLFVAAAGDGSCLAVLTAVTADIGLVAYEMARMVKRVGEHLRTPTRTTTRPPAGG; this comes from the coding sequence ATGATCCCGGAACCGAGCATGAGGGCCGCCGGCCGGTCCGGCGAACTCGACTGGCTGCTGGACGACCTGGTGGCACGGGTGAGCGAGGTACGGCACGGCGTGGTGCTCTCCAACGACGGGCTCGCGGTCGGCTCGTCGTCCGATCTGCGCCGCTCCGACGCCGAGCATCTCGCCGCCGTCGCCTCCGGGTTCCATTCGCTCGCCAAGGGCACCGGCCGCCACTTCGGGGTCGGCGGAGTGCGCCAGACCATGGTCGAGATGGACGACGCCTTCCTCTTCGTGGCGGCGGCGGGCGACGGCTCCTGCCTCGCCGTCCTGACCGCGGTGACCGCCGACATCGGCCTCGTGGCCTATGAGATGGCGCGGATGGTCAAACGCGTCGGCGAGCACCTGCGCACCCCGACCCGCACCACCACCCGGCCGCCCGCCGGGGGCTGA